The Burkholderia cepacia genome includes a region encoding these proteins:
- a CDS encoding RluA family pseudouridine synthase, producing MTRSSSQNAQPGTPNREDYSPSDRPADAASGDSLDDDLAGDAMQAPVVPSAAADDAPRVVEVPLSLAGERLDKALAQLFPEFSRSRLQSWIEAQRVLVDGAPAKIRQPVPLGAKIELVPDLLPEQLAFTAEPVPLDVIYEDDALVVINKPAGLVVHPAAGNWSGTILNGLLHRYGDAAAGLPRAGIVHRLDKETSGLMVVARTLAAQTDLVRQLQARTVKRRYFALVWGTMPEEGTIDAPIGRDPRERTRMAVVTGASGKPARTHFRTVDTCLWQRQPVSAIQCDLETGRTHQIRVHCAHAGHPLLGDPVYGRARGKRSVAPLPDGFARQALHAWRLGLVHPVTGKAMQWRCPLPDDMNALVAALGFGQGDEEFDDDDGVYDDDDFGGEYHDDEPYLDDEEE from the coding sequence ATGACCCGTTCAAGTTCGCAGAATGCCCAGCCGGGCACACCAAATCGCGAAGATTATAGCCCAAGCGATCGGCCCGCCGACGCTGCGTCGGGGGATTCCCTCGATGACGATCTGGCCGGCGACGCCATGCAGGCGCCCGTCGTGCCGTCCGCGGCGGCCGACGACGCGCCGCGCGTCGTCGAAGTGCCGCTGTCGCTCGCGGGTGAACGCCTCGACAAGGCGCTCGCCCAACTGTTCCCCGAATTCTCGCGCAGCCGCCTGCAGAGCTGGATCGAGGCGCAGCGCGTGCTCGTCGACGGCGCGCCGGCGAAGATCCGCCAGCCGGTGCCGCTCGGCGCCAAGATCGAGCTGGTGCCCGACCTGCTCCCCGAGCAGCTCGCCTTCACGGCGGAGCCGGTGCCGCTCGACGTGATCTACGAGGACGACGCGCTCGTCGTCATCAACAAGCCGGCCGGCCTCGTCGTGCATCCGGCCGCCGGCAACTGGAGCGGCACGATCCTCAACGGGCTGCTGCATCGCTATGGCGACGCGGCGGCCGGCCTGCCGCGCGCGGGGATCGTCCACCGGCTCGACAAGGAGACGTCGGGCCTGATGGTGGTGGCGCGTACGCTGGCCGCGCAGACGGACCTCGTGCGGCAGCTGCAGGCCCGCACGGTGAAGCGCCGCTATTTCGCGCTCGTGTGGGGCACGATGCCCGAGGAGGGCACGATCGATGCGCCGATCGGCCGCGATCCGCGCGAACGCACGCGCATGGCCGTCGTCACCGGCGCATCGGGCAAGCCCGCGCGCACGCATTTCCGCACGGTTGACACATGCCTGTGGCAACGTCAGCCGGTTTCGGCGATCCAGTGCGATCTCGAGACCGGTCGCACGCACCAGATCCGCGTGCACTGCGCGCATGCCGGGCACCCGCTGCTCGGTGACCCCGTGTACGGGCGCGCGCGGGGCAAGCGCTCGGTCGCGCCGTTGCCGGACGGTTTCGCGCGACAGGCGCTGCATGCATGGCGGCTCGGTCTCGTGCACCCGGTCACGGGCAAGGCGATGCAATGGCGCTGCCCGCTGCCGGACGACATGAACGCCCTCGTCGCGGCGCTCGGCTTCGGGCAGGGCGACGAGGAATTCGACGACGATGACGGTGTCTACGACGATGACGATTTCGGCGGCGAGTATCACGACGATGAGCCGTACCTGGACGACGAGGAGGAGTGA
- a CDS encoding YdcH family protein has protein sequence MQNRHTEQQQELHNRLAALQEQHQQLAREIELKEGHSDIDDITLHRLKKEKLAAKDKIILLQSQLEPDKRA, from the coding sequence ATGCAAAACCGTCACACGGAACAGCAGCAGGAATTGCACAACCGTTTGGCTGCATTGCAGGAGCAGCACCAGCAGCTCGCTCGGGAGATCGAGCTGAAGGAAGGACACTCCGACATCGACGACATCACGCTGCACCGGCTGAAGAAGGAAAAGCTGGCGGCCAAGGACAAAATCATTTTGCTGCAATCGCAGCTGGAACCGGATAAGCGCGCCTGA
- a CDS encoding outer membrane protein assembly factor BamD: MMNSTKRTARTVAARAAAVAAAALIAGCHGLPQKQDETATWSNNKLYSEAQDALSGGDWGKCAKYFESLQGRDPFGHFAQQAQINVAYCNWKDNEAAAADQAVDRFIQLHPDHPDIPYAYYLKGMIHFNDDLGLFGRFSGQDMSERDPQALRESYDAFKVVVDRFPKSKYAPDAAARMRYIVNALASHEVHAADYYYRRGAYVAAINRAQLAIKDYKGAPAIEDALHIMILSYGKLNQPQLAEDTKRVLAGTFPDSPYVTGHSRPGAKKSWWQF; this comes from the coding sequence ATGATGAATTCGACCAAACGCACGGCCAGAACCGTCGCCGCCCGGGCTGCGGCGGTAGCGGCCGCGGCCCTCATCGCCGGCTGCCACGGCTTGCCGCAGAAGCAGGACGAGACGGCTACCTGGTCGAACAACAAATTATACTCAGAGGCCCAGGACGCGCTGTCCGGCGGCGACTGGGGCAAGTGCGCGAAATATTTCGAATCGCTGCAAGGTCGCGATCCGTTCGGCCACTTCGCGCAGCAGGCGCAGATCAACGTTGCGTACTGCAACTGGAAGGACAACGAAGCGGCCGCCGCCGACCAGGCCGTCGATCGCTTCATCCAGCTCCACCCGGATCATCCGGATATCCCGTACGCGTACTACCTGAAGGGGATGATCCACTTCAACGACGATCTCGGCCTGTTCGGCCGGTTCTCCGGCCAGGACATGAGCGAGCGCGATCCGCAGGCACTGCGCGAATCGTACGATGCGTTCAAGGTCGTCGTCGACCGCTTCCCGAAGAGCAAGTACGCGCCCGACGCCGCCGCGCGGATGCGCTACATCGTCAACGCCCTCGCATCGCACGAAGTGCACGCGGCCGACTATTACTACCGGCGCGGCGCCTACGTGGCGGCCATCAACCGTGCGCAGCTCGCGATCAAGGACTACAAGGGCGCGCCGGCGATCGAGGACGCGCTGCACATCATGATCCTGTCCTACGGCAAGCTGAACCAGCCGCAACTTGCCGAGGACACGAAGCGCGTGCTCGCAGGCACGTTCCCCGACAGCCCGTACGTCACGGGCCACTCGCGCCCCGGCGCGAAGAAGTCGTGGTGGCAGTTCTGA
- the pgeF gene encoding peptidoglycan editing factor PgeF produces the protein MTNLAPLTWQDCVQPDWQVSPRVRALITTRDGGVSEGPYGRWQGVEALPGGMNLGLHTGDDPAHVAGNRARLLALAGQSSAAWLEQVHGVQIVRADEVIAADSGSAAPAQADASVTDRANAVCVVMVADCLPVLLCDTQGRAVGAAHAGWRGLAAGIVEQTAARVAALAGGATDGLHAFLGPAIGPRAFEVGADVRDAFLDTAPQSEHDETRLAFVAIDGAPGKFLADLYALARLRLARAGVAHVSGGGACTVAERSRFYSYRRDRVTGRMAAAIWLAD, from the coding sequence ATGACGAACCTGGCGCCGTTGACGTGGCAGGACTGCGTACAGCCCGACTGGCAGGTGTCGCCGCGCGTGCGCGCGCTGATCACGACGCGCGACGGCGGGGTGAGCGAAGGCCCGTACGGGCGCTGGCAGGGCGTGGAAGCGCTGCCGGGCGGGATGAATCTCGGCCTGCATACCGGTGACGATCCGGCTCATGTCGCCGGGAATCGCGCGCGCTTGCTCGCGCTGGCTGGCCAGTCGAGCGCCGCGTGGCTCGAGCAGGTTCACGGCGTGCAGATCGTGCGCGCGGACGAGGTGATCGCAGCCGATTCCGGATCCGCGGCGCCGGCGCAGGCCGACGCGAGCGTGACCGATCGCGCGAATGCGGTATGCGTCGTGATGGTCGCGGATTGCCTGCCCGTGCTGCTGTGCGACACGCAGGGTCGCGCCGTCGGCGCCGCGCATGCGGGCTGGCGCGGCCTGGCGGCCGGCATCGTCGAGCAGACGGCGGCGCGGGTCGCGGCGCTTGCCGGCGGCGCGACGGATGGCCTGCACGCGTTCCTCGGGCCGGCGATCGGCCCGCGGGCGTTCGAGGTCGGCGCCGACGTGCGCGACGCGTTTCTCGACACGGCCCCGCAGTCGGAGCATGATGAAACCCGGCTTGCGTTCGTCGCGATCGATGGCGCGCCCGGCAAGTTCCTGGCCGATCTCTACGCGCTCGCGCGCTTGCGTCTTGCGCGTGCGGGTGTTGCGCACGTGAGCGGCGGCGGCGCGTGCACGGTCGCCGAGCGTTCGCGCTTCTATTCGTACCGGCGCGACCGCGTGACGGGCCGCATGGCGGCGGCGATCTGGCTGGCCGACTGA
- a CDS encoding Tex family protein, translating to MTETVALKIVQRIATELSVQPRQVAAAVQLLDEGSTVPFIARYRKEVTGNLDDTQLRQLEERLLYLRELEDRRAAILSSIDEQGKLTDELRAAIDAADSKQVLEDLYLPYKPKRRTRAQIAREAGLEPLAQALLANPLLDPQAEAAAYVDADKGVADVKAALDGARDILSEQFGETAELLGKLRDYLHSQGVVSSAVVEGKENEEGEKFRDYYDYAETIRTVPSHRALALFRGRNAGVLTIKLGLGEELDAQVPHPGEAMIARHFGIANQNRPADKWLSDVCRWCWRVKVQPHIENELLTQLRETAETEAIRVFARNLNDLLLAAPAGPKAVIGLDPGLRTGVKVAVVDRTGKVLATDTIYPHEPRRDWDGSIAKLARIAAQTQAELISIGNGTASRETDKLASELIAKHPELRLQKIVVSEAGASVYSASELAAKEFPDMDVSLRGAVSIARRLQDPLAELVKIEPKAIGVGQYQHDVNQRELARSLDAVVEDCVNAVGVDANTASAALLARVSGLNATLARNIVDYRDANGPFPSREHLRKVPRLGDKTFEQAAGFLRINGGENPLDRSSVHPEAYPVVERILAKISKRIDDVLGNRDALAGLSPTEFVDERFGLPTVRDILSELEKPGRDPRPEFKTATFREGVEKVSDLVPGMTLEGVVTNVAAFGAFVDIGVHQDGLVHVSAMSTKFIKDPHEVVKAGQVVKVKVLDVDVKRQRIALTMRLDDDATPGNAARGGQDRGGASRGGQARPPRSREPEPAGAMAAAFAKLKR from the coding sequence ATGACGGAAACCGTAGCACTCAAGATCGTACAGCGCATCGCCACCGAACTGTCCGTCCAGCCGCGCCAGGTCGCGGCGGCCGTGCAACTCCTCGACGAAGGCTCGACCGTTCCGTTCATTGCCCGGTACCGCAAGGAAGTGACCGGCAACCTGGACGACACGCAGCTGCGCCAGCTCGAGGAACGCCTCCTGTATCTGCGCGAGCTCGAGGATCGCCGCGCGGCGATCCTGTCGAGCATCGACGAACAGGGCAAGCTGACCGACGAGCTGCGCGCCGCGATCGACGCGGCCGACAGCAAGCAGGTGCTCGAAGACCTTTATCTGCCGTACAAGCCGAAACGCCGCACGCGTGCGCAGATCGCGCGCGAGGCCGGCCTCGAGCCGCTCGCGCAGGCCCTGCTCGCGAACCCGCTGCTCGACCCGCAGGCCGAGGCGGCCGCGTACGTCGACGCCGACAAGGGCGTTGCCGACGTGAAGGCCGCGCTCGACGGCGCGCGCGACATCCTGTCCGAACAGTTCGGCGAAACGGCCGAGCTGCTCGGCAAGCTGCGCGACTACCTGCACAGCCAGGGCGTCGTGTCGTCGGCTGTCGTCGAGGGCAAGGAAAACGAGGAAGGCGAGAAATTCCGCGACTACTACGACTACGCGGAAACGATCAGGACCGTGCCGTCGCACCGCGCCCTCGCGCTGTTCCGCGGCCGCAACGCGGGCGTGCTGACGATCAAGCTCGGCCTCGGTGAAGAGCTCGACGCGCAGGTGCCGCATCCCGGCGAGGCGATGATCGCGCGCCATTTCGGCATCGCGAACCAGAACCGCCCGGCCGACAAATGGCTGTCGGATGTCTGCCGCTGGTGCTGGCGCGTGAAAGTGCAGCCGCACATCGAGAATGAACTCCTCACGCAGCTGCGCGAAACGGCCGAAACCGAAGCGATCCGCGTGTTCGCGCGCAACCTGAACGACCTGCTGCTCGCCGCGCCGGCCGGCCCGAAGGCCGTGATCGGTCTCGACCCCGGCCTGCGCACGGGCGTGAAGGTCGCGGTCGTCGACCGCACCGGCAAGGTGCTCGCGACCGACACGATCTACCCGCACGAGCCGCGCCGCGACTGGGACGGCTCGATCGCGAAACTCGCGCGCATCGCCGCGCAGACGCAGGCCGAGCTGATCAGCATCGGCAACGGCACCGCATCGCGCGAAACCGACAAGCTCGCGAGCGAGCTGATCGCGAAACACCCGGAGCTGCGCCTGCAGAAAATCGTCGTGTCGGAAGCCGGTGCGTCGGTCTACTCGGCGTCCGAACTCGCGGCGAAGGAATTCCCCGACATGGACGTGTCGCTGCGCGGCGCCGTGTCGATCGCGCGCCGCCTGCAGGACCCGCTCGCCGAGCTCGTGAAGATCGAGCCGAAGGCGATCGGCGTCGGCCAGTACCAGCACGACGTGAACCAGCGTGAACTCGCCCGCTCGCTCGACGCGGTCGTCGAGGATTGCGTGAACGCGGTCGGCGTCGACGCGAACACCGCGTCGGCCGCGCTGCTCGCGCGCGTGTCGGGCCTGAACGCGACGCTCGCGCGCAACATCGTCGATTACCGCGACGCAAACGGCCCGTTCCCGTCGCGCGAGCACCTGCGCAAGGTGCCGCGCCTCGGCGACAAGACCTTCGAGCAGGCCGCCGGCTTTCTGCGCATCAACGGCGGCGAGAATCCGCTCGACCGCTCGTCGGTGCACCCGGAAGCGTATCCGGTCGTCGAGCGGATCCTCGCGAAGATCAGCAAGCGCATCGACGACGTGCTCGGCAACCGCGACGCGCTGGCGGGCCTGTCCCCGACGGAATTTGTCGACGAACGTTTCGGCCTGCCGACCGTGCGCGACATCCTGTCCGAACTGGAGAAACCGGGCCGCGATCCGCGTCCGGAGTTCAAGACCGCGACGTTCCGCGAAGGCGTCGAGAAGGTGTCGGATCTCGTGCCGGGCATGACGCTCGAAGGCGTCGTGACGAACGTCGCCGCGTTCGGGGCGTTCGTGGATATCGGCGTTCACCAGGACGGGCTCGTCCACGTGTCCGCGATGTCGACGAAGTTCATCAAGGACCCGCACGAAGTCGTGAAGGCCGGCCAGGTCGTCAAGGTGAAGGTGCTCGACGTCGACGTGAAACGCCAGCGGATCGCACTGACGATGCGCCTCGACGACGATGCGACCCCGGGCAACGCGGCGCGCGGCGGCCAGGATCGCGGCGGCGCAAGCCGGGGCGGCCAGGCGCGTCCGCCCCGTTCGCGCGAGCCGGAACCGGCCGGCGCAATGGCCGCGGCGTTCGCGAAGCTGAAGCGCTGA
- a CDS encoding PHA/PHB synthase family protein translates to MTASKKSSTSAQAGTSTGSIGFDPAAQPMQQMFESWLNAWRGFADPARAATASAATNPFATFQFPTSFPFQVPSMPDFGAMASPFAGLKLPAAAIPPERLQALQADYARDCMALMQQAAAAKLESPELKDRRFSGDAWKASPAHAFAAAWYLLNARYLQELADALQTDPKTRERIRFTVQQWTAAAAPSNFLALNPDAQKSILETQGESLRQGMMNLLGDLQRGKISQTDESQFVVGKNLGCTEGAVVYENDLIQLIQYTPKTDKVFERPLLIVPPCINKFYILDLQPENSLVAHALSNGHQVFLVSWRNADASVAHKTWDDYMNEGLLAAIDAVQQVSGREQINTLGFCVGGTMLATALAVLAARGEHPVASMTLLTAMLDFSDTGILDVFVDEAHVQMREQTIGGKNGTQPGLMRGVEFANTFSFLRPNDLVWNYVVDNYLKGRTPAPFDLLYWNGDSTSLPGPMYAWYLRHTYLENKLREPGALTVCGESVDLTLIDVPTFIYGSREDHIVPWQTAYASTSILSGPLKFVLGASGHIAGVINPPAKKKRSYWINDGDLPESADDWFAGAAEQPGSWWTTWVEWLDQYGGRKVAPPAQPGSAQFPVIEPAPGRYVLQRD, encoded by the coding sequence ATGACAGCATCGAAAAAATCGTCGACGTCCGCTCAGGCGGGCACTTCCACGGGCAGCATTGGTTTCGATCCGGCCGCCCAGCCGATGCAGCAGATGTTCGAGTCGTGGTTGAACGCGTGGCGGGGCTTCGCGGACCCGGCGCGCGCGGCAACGGCGTCAGCCGCGACGAATCCGTTCGCGACATTCCAGTTTCCGACATCGTTTCCGTTCCAGGTGCCGTCGATGCCCGATTTCGGCGCGATGGCGTCGCCGTTCGCCGGGCTGAAGCTGCCGGCCGCCGCGATTCCACCCGAGCGGCTCCAGGCGTTGCAGGCCGACTACGCGCGCGATTGCATGGCACTGATGCAGCAGGCCGCCGCCGCGAAGCTCGAGTCGCCCGAACTGAAGGACCGCCGCTTCAGCGGCGATGCGTGGAAGGCGTCGCCGGCGCACGCGTTCGCGGCAGCCTGGTATCTGCTCAACGCGCGCTATCTGCAGGAACTGGCCGACGCGCTTCAGACCGATCCGAAGACGCGCGAGCGCATTCGTTTCACGGTCCAGCAGTGGACGGCCGCCGCCGCGCCGAGCAACTTCCTCGCACTCAATCCCGACGCACAGAAATCGATCCTCGAGACGCAGGGCGAAAGCCTGCGGCAGGGGATGATGAACCTGCTCGGCGACCTGCAGCGCGGCAAGATTTCGCAGACCGACGAATCGCAGTTCGTGGTCGGCAAGAACCTCGGGTGTACTGAAGGTGCGGTCGTCTACGAGAACGACCTGATCCAGCTGATCCAGTACACGCCGAAGACGGACAAGGTGTTCGAGCGGCCGCTTCTGATCGTCCCGCCGTGCATCAACAAGTTCTATATCCTCGACCTGCAGCCCGAGAATTCGCTCGTCGCGCATGCGCTGTCGAACGGCCATCAGGTGTTCCTCGTATCGTGGCGCAACGCGGACGCGTCGGTCGCGCACAAGACGTGGGACGACTACATGAACGAAGGGCTGCTCGCGGCGATCGACGCCGTGCAGCAGGTGAGCGGCCGCGAGCAGATCAATACGCTCGGCTTCTGCGTGGGCGGTACGATGCTCGCGACTGCGCTCGCGGTGCTGGCCGCGCGCGGCGAACATCCGGTCGCGTCGATGACGCTGCTCACCGCGATGCTCGACTTCAGCGACACCGGCATCCTCGACGTGTTCGTCGACGAGGCGCACGTGCAGATGCGCGAGCAGACCATCGGCGGCAAAAATGGCACTCAGCCGGGGCTGATGCGCGGCGTCGAGTTCGCGAACACGTTCTCGTTCCTGCGGCCGAACGACCTCGTGTGGAACTACGTCGTCGACAACTACCTGAAGGGCCGCACGCCGGCGCCGTTCGACCTGCTGTACTGGAACGGCGATTCGACGAGCCTGCCGGGCCCGATGTACGCGTGGTATCTGCGCCATACCTATCTCGAAAACAAGCTGCGCGAGCCGGGCGCGTTGACCGTGTGCGGCGAGTCGGTCGACCTGACGCTGATCGACGTGCCGACCTTCATCTACGGCTCGCGCGAGGATCACATCGTGCCGTGGCAGACGGCCTACGCGTCGACGTCGATCCTGTCGGGCCCGCTGAAGTTCGTGCTCGGCGCGTCGGGGCACATCGCGGGCGTGATCAATCCGCCGGCGAAGAAGAAGCGCAGCTACTGGATCAACGACGGCGACCTGCCCGAATCGGCGGACGACTGGTTTGCCGGTGCGGCCGAGCAGCCGGGAAGCTGGTGGACGACCTGGGTCGAGTGGCTCGACCAGTACGGCGGCCGCAAGGTGGCGCCGCCCGCCCAGCCGGGTTCCGCACAGTTCCCGGTAATCGAGCCGGCGCCGGGCCGGTACGTATTGCAGCGCGATTGA
- a CDS encoding ATP-dependent DNA helicase, which produces MNSPLEATPDDRRDVSSAGRARAPEGTFELSRKRVDELDTIFGEGGLLARALDGYRPRTSQIEMARAVASAMEASARRMPEPEIFETRKRPARRLGDGDKAAEPGAEGTATPAESDNDAADNTLIVEAGTGTGKTYAYLVPAMLWGGKVIVSTGTKHLQDQLFQRDIPTVRNALAVPVSVAMLKGRANYLCHYYLQRTADNGRLPSRQDTAYLQEIVRFAKITKSGDKAELASVPETAPVWSMVTSTRDNCLGQECPHYKECFVMQARREAQQADVVVVNHHLFFADIMLRDTGMAELLPNANTVIFDEAHQLPETATLFFGETLSTTQILELARDTVAEGLSHARDAVEWVKLGGDLERAARDLRLAFANDQIVRMSLAQLGDDHPMFGALDALEAALDALASALAGQAERAESLGACLRRARELQDLLAGWVAPGATEAAAKADAAAAGDKAASDGDPNEKVRWVEVFAHTVQLHETPLSVAPIFAKQRAGVPRAWVFTSATLSVRGDFTHYAAQMGLSSRRSMTLASPFDYQSQGLLYVPRNLPQPSSPAFTDAVFDAALPAIEASGGGVFMLCTTLRAVDRIASKLRDVIESRGWNTPLLVQGDASRTELLDRFRAYGNAILVGSQSFWEGVDVRGDALSLVVIDKLPFAPPDDPVLAARLDALTKKGLSPFAVHQLPQAVITLKQGAGRLIRAETDRGVLMICDTRLVDKPYGRRIWQSLPPFKRTREIAVVQDFFDEQRAAKRA; this is translated from the coding sequence TTGAATTCACCGCTTGAAGCCACCCCCGATGACCGGCGCGACGTGTCGTCCGCCGGGCGCGCTCGTGCGCCCGAAGGCACCTTTGAACTGAGCCGCAAGCGCGTCGACGAACTCGACACGATCTTCGGCGAGGGCGGATTGCTGGCGCGCGCGCTCGACGGCTATCGGCCGCGTACATCACAGATCGAGATGGCGCGCGCCGTCGCGTCCGCGATGGAAGCGTCCGCTCGCCGGATGCCCGAGCCCGAGATCTTCGAAACCCGCAAGCGGCCGGCGCGGCGCCTGGGCGACGGCGACAAGGCGGCCGAGCCGGGCGCGGAGGGTACCGCCACGCCCGCTGAATCCGATAACGACGCGGCCGACAACACGCTGATCGTCGAGGCCGGCACGGGGACGGGCAAGACCTATGCGTACCTCGTGCCCGCGATGCTGTGGGGCGGCAAGGTGATCGTGTCGACCGGCACGAAACACCTGCAGGACCAGCTGTTCCAGCGCGACATCCCGACCGTGCGCAACGCGCTGGCGGTGCCGGTGTCGGTCGCGATGCTCAAGGGGCGCGCAAACTACCTGTGCCACTACTACCTGCAACGCACGGCCGACAACGGCCGGCTGCCGTCGCGGCAGGATACGGCCTATCTGCAGGAAATCGTCCGTTTCGCGAAGATCACGAAGAGCGGCGACAAGGCCGAGCTCGCGAGCGTGCCGGAAACGGCGCCCGTGTGGTCGATGGTCACGTCGACGCGCGACAACTGCCTTGGCCAGGAATGCCCGCATTACAAGGAATGCTTCGTGATGCAGGCGCGGCGCGAGGCGCAGCAGGCCGACGTCGTCGTCGTCAACCACCACCTGTTCTTTGCGGACATCATGCTGCGCGACACGGGGATGGCCGAGCTGCTGCCGAACGCGAACACGGTCATCTTCGACGAAGCGCACCAGTTGCCGGAAACGGCGACGCTGTTCTTCGGCGAGACGCTGTCGACGACGCAGATTCTCGAACTCGCACGCGACACGGTAGCTGAAGGCCTGAGCCATGCCCGCGACGCGGTCGAATGGGTGAAGCTCGGCGGCGATCTCGAGCGCGCGGCGCGCGACTTGCGCCTGGCGTTCGCGAACGACCAGATCGTCCGGATGTCGCTCGCCCAGCTCGGCGACGATCACCCGATGTTCGGCGCGCTCGACGCGCTCGAGGCCGCGCTCGACGCGCTTGCGTCGGCGCTTGCCGGCCAGGCCGAACGGGCGGAATCGCTCGGCGCGTGCCTGCGGCGCGCACGCGAACTGCAGGACCTGCTGGCCGGCTGGGTCGCGCCCGGCGCGACGGAGGCGGCCGCGAAGGCCGACGCGGCGGCGGCCGGCGACAAGGCGGCATCCGACGGCGATCCGAACGAGAAGGTGCGCTGGGTCGAAGTGTTCGCGCATACGGTCCAGCTGCACGAAACGCCGCTGTCGGTCGCGCCGATCTTTGCGAAGCAGCGCGCGGGTGTGCCGCGTGCATGGGTGTTCACGTCGGCCACGCTGTCGGTGCGCGGCGATTTCACGCACTACGCGGCACAGATGGGCCTCAGCTCGCGTCGCTCGATGACGCTCGCGAGCCCGTTCGACTACCAGTCGCAAGGGCTGCTGTACGTGCCGCGCAACCTGCCGCAACCGTCTTCGCCGGCGTTTACCGATGCCGTCTTCGACGCCGCGCTGCCGGCGATCGAGGCGTCCGGCGGCGGCGTGTTCATGCTGTGCACGACGCTGCGCGCGGTCGACCGGATCGCGTCGAAGCTGCGCGACGTGATCGAATCGCGCGGCTGGAACACGCCGCTGCTCGTGCAGGGCGATGCGAGCCGTACCGAACTGCTCGACCGTTTCCGTGCATACGGCAATGCGATCCTGGTCGGCAGCCAGAGTTTCTGGGAAGGCGTCGACGTGCGCGGCGATGCGCTGTCGCTCGTCGTGATCGACAAGCTGCCGTTCGCGCCGCCGGACGATCCGGTGCTCGCCGCGCGCCTCGATGCGCTGACGAAGAAGGGGCTGAGCCCGTTCGCCGTGCACCAGCTGCCGCAGGCCGTGATCACGCTGAAGCAGGGCGCGGGCCGGCTGATTCGCGCGGAGACGGACCGCGGCGTGCTGATGATCTGCGATACGCGGCTCGTCGACAAGCCCTACGGGCGCCGGATCTGGCAGAGCCTGCCGCCGTTCAAGCGGACTCGCGAGATCGCGGTCGTCCAGGACTTCTTCGACGAGCAGCGTGCGGCGAAGCGGGCATAG